One genomic segment of Aquipluma nitroreducens includes these proteins:
- a CDS encoding IS1634 family transposase: MYSVRKVKTKSGSVAVQVVRYVGHRSIVGKHIGSAKDQIEEAVLRQRALEWIDEQTAQLSLFPAQKQKLLVVDRGECIGVTHHFAFRFFMGCFDECGLSHLPRLLLDLAIMRLIEPASKLRSVELLGYYFGIKYSQRIYRNIPKLSAYKADIEQCAYRVAQQKFNEPFYFVLYDVTTLYFESFKADEFKIQGFSKDNKSQQPQIVIGLLVTQTGFPLSYQVFAGNTFEGKTMLPVVETFTSAHPQTRPIIVADAAMLDEERLAELREKKLSYIVGARLANAELGLVKQIHATLNGKHGAIARFPSRYGYLVCDFSLKRYKKELNELNKLVQKAEELVAKQSLKVKAQFVRKVTKEKIELNTTLIEKRRLLLGIKGYCTNLPEQQLSNQMVIDRYHQLWHIEQSFRMSKFDLQTRPIYHQKQEAIKAHVLICFVALIAEKYLEIITKLSLREIRFLVWNITETHIQDRLTKQTFVFRSPTKEIMNSQLANLITKWNLLPH; encoded by the coding sequence ATGTATTCAGTACGAAAAGTCAAAACTAAGTCGGGATCTGTTGCGGTTCAGGTTGTCAGGTATGTTGGTCACAGATCGATTGTAGGCAAACATATTGGTAGCGCCAAAGACCAGATAGAAGAGGCTGTTTTGAGGCAAAGGGCATTGGAATGGATCGATGAACAAACCGCCCAGTTATCGTTGTTCCCTGCCCAAAAACAAAAACTTTTAGTTGTAGACAGGGGCGAATGCATTGGGGTGACGCACCACTTTGCTTTTCGGTTCTTCATGGGCTGTTTCGATGAATGCGGTTTATCCCATCTTCCCCGCCTGTTGCTTGATCTGGCCATTATGCGCCTTATCGAGCCTGCTTCAAAACTCCGCTCTGTTGAACTGCTGGGATATTACTTCGGCATTAAATATTCTCAACGGATTTACCGCAATATTCCAAAGTTGTCAGCATACAAGGCAGATATTGAGCAATGTGCTTACAGGGTGGCACAACAGAAGTTCAATGAACCTTTCTATTTTGTGCTGTACGATGTTACCACATTGTATTTCGAGTCGTTTAAGGCCGATGAGTTTAAAATACAAGGGTTCTCAAAGGACAACAAGTCACAGCAACCCCAAATTGTCATCGGGCTGCTGGTAACACAAACAGGGTTTCCACTGTCGTATCAGGTTTTTGCAGGCAACACATTCGAAGGAAAGACAATGCTCCCGGTTGTGGAAACGTTTACCTCAGCCCACCCGCAGACACGGCCAATTATTGTAGCCGATGCCGCAATGCTGGATGAAGAAAGGCTTGCCGAACTCAGGGAAAAGAAACTATCGTACATTGTTGGTGCACGGCTGGCCAATGCGGAACTTGGATTGGTAAAACAAATCCATGCAACATTGAACGGGAAACACGGTGCCATAGCCCGCTTTCCATCGCGATACGGTTATTTGGTGTGCGATTTTTCACTCAAACGGTATAAAAAGGAATTGAACGAGCTAAACAAGCTTGTTCAAAAAGCCGAAGAGCTGGTGGCAAAGCAGTCACTGAAAGTGAAGGCTCAATTTGTCAGGAAGGTTACTAAAGAAAAAATAGAACTCAACACGACATTGATAGAAAAAAGGAGGCTGTTGCTTGGAATTAAGGGGTATTGCACCAACTTGCCCGAACAACAACTGTCCAACCAAATGGTCATAGACCGTTACCACCAGCTCTGGCACATTGAACAATCGTTCCGCATGAGTAAGTTTGATTTGCAAACCCGCCCAATATACCATCAAAAACAAGAAGCGATCAAGGCTCACGTACTGATTTGTTTTGTCGCTCTGATAGCAGAAAAATACCTGGAAATAATCACCAAATTATCATTGAGGGAAATCCGGTTCCTTGTCTGGAACATAACAGAAACCCATATTCAAGACCGATTGACCAAACAAACATTTGTCTTCCGATCCCCCACAAAGGAAATCATGAATAGCCAACTTGCAAACCTTATTACCAAATGGAATCTGCTACCGCACTAA
- a CDS encoding class I SAM-dependent methyltransferase, translating to MFYTSIAPHYQHIFPFNPAQIEFLKHVLPYNGARVLDVGCATGDLAFALTHFGFPTWAFDFDVQMVQIAKQTKTEEAMFPVFEQMDMRQIDERFPESYFDTVICFGNTLVHLLNDDDIRKFIRSAFKVLLPEGKLAIQILNYQYIFENQIKSLPLIDNEYVRFERNYEFESDSELIDFNTKLTIKSTGQEIINSAKLYAIRQSKLQNILEEAGFSAIQFFGNFNREPLTACSLPLVLTCQKEK from the coding sequence ATGTTTTACACCAGTATTGCTCCTCACTATCAACATATTTTCCCATTTAATCCGGCACAAATCGAATTTCTGAAACATGTGCTTCCATACAATGGAGCCCGGGTATTAGATGTTGGTTGCGCCACCGGCGATTTGGCTTTTGCGCTTACCCATTTTGGATTTCCTACCTGGGCCTTCGATTTCGATGTTCAGATGGTTCAGATTGCTAAACAAACCAAAACAGAAGAAGCCATGTTTCCGGTATTTGAACAAATGGATATGCGGCAAATCGATGAACGTTTTCCTGAATCCTATTTCGATACGGTTATTTGCTTCGGAAACACACTGGTTCATCTGTTAAATGACGATGATATTCGCAAATTCATCCGGTCGGCTTTTAAAGTTCTTTTGCCTGAAGGAAAACTAGCCATTCAGATTTTAAATTATCAGTACATCTTCGAAAATCAGATCAAATCGCTTCCGTTGATTGATAATGAATACGTTCGATTCGAGCGTAACTACGAATTTGAAAGTGATTCGGAGTTAATTGATTTCAACACCAAACTGACCATTAAATCAACTGGTCAGGAAATTATAAACTCGGCTAAACTTTATGCCATCCGACAAAGCAAACTTCAGAATATCTTAGAAGAAGCCGGATTCTCAGCCATTCAATTTTTCGGGAATTTTAATCGCGAGCCTTTAACAGCCTGCAGTTTGCCATTGGTTTTAACTTGTCAGAAAGAAAAATAG
- a CDS encoding HD family phosphohydrolase, whose product MKKLLTQLNHSYHLFYLAMVFIAGIGLIFLVFPGESRFKYEFQKGSPWRHETLIAPFNFAILKTDAEVKAETDSIRNTYIPYFALDSLVGTNKTKEFSTNLTKLILENPEFKSIKSISTFPEILRNIYNSGILPRSISTYAELNGKSEIRQIRGNKAIKLPLEKIRSIKSAYLELNDTIRKLAGKYYPELIQKINLSDFIAENLSFDEKMNQNEQKQLLDELSSTKGMVQAGERIIFQGDLVGPEKYIILESLKKTYETKRGDNIEYFLVIAGRIVIIATLIALMFLYLIFYRRELFEHKRKLTFIIMMIVIMVFLAAIATKVNAIDIYMVPMAILPILVRIFFDSRTAIFSLMITTLLIGYFAPNSYEFIIIQMIAGIIAVFSLNRLHKRSHIVFSALWVFLSYSIVYIALALVQEGSLKTINWTTLKWFGFSSLFIFITYPLIYIFEKVFGFVSDVTLIELSNTNQPLLRKLAEEAPGTFQHSLQVANLAEAVIHKIGGNPYLVYAGALYHDIGKTHKSEYFIENQVAGMNPHDSLDYLKSAVIIIDHVTYGVQLARKYKLPEVLISFITTHHGTTQSNYFYKKYQIENPGMEVDTTLFSYPGPLPHNKEMAVLMLVDGIEATAHSLKEKSAAAFSEMIDYIVDQKIKSDQLIDADLTLRDITILKSTLLEKLVSIYHVRIEYPK is encoded by the coding sequence ATGAAAAAGTTATTAACCCAACTGAATCATTCTTATCATCTTTTCTACCTGGCGATGGTATTTATTGCCGGTATTGGCTTAATTTTTTTGGTATTTCCTGGAGAAAGCCGCTTTAAATACGAATTTCAGAAAGGAAGTCCCTGGAGACACGAAACACTGATTGCTCCTTTCAACTTTGCCATTTTGAAAACAGATGCTGAGGTAAAAGCAGAAACAGACTCGATACGGAACACTTACATTCCATACTTTGCACTAGACTCTTTGGTTGGAACCAACAAAACCAAAGAATTCTCAACCAACCTGACTAAATTAATCCTTGAAAATCCTGAATTTAAATCCATAAAGTCAATTTCAACTTTTCCGGAAATTCTGCGAAACATTTACAATTCCGGAATTCTACCTCGGTCAATAAGCACCTATGCTGAACTGAATGGGAAATCAGAAATCAGACAAATCAGAGGAAACAAAGCCATTAAATTACCGCTAGAAAAGATACGCTCCATCAAATCGGCTTATTTAGAATTGAATGACACCATTAGAAAGTTAGCAGGCAAATATTATCCGGAATTAATTCAAAAAATTAACCTGAGCGATTTTATTGCAGAGAACCTGAGTTTTGACGAAAAAATGAATCAGAACGAACAAAAACAGCTTCTCGACGAACTTTCATCAACAAAAGGAATGGTTCAGGCAGGCGAACGAATCATTTTTCAGGGCGATTTGGTTGGACCCGAAAAGTATATTATTCTCGAATCGCTAAAAAAAACCTACGAAACAAAGCGAGGCGACAACATCGAATATTTTCTTGTCATTGCAGGTCGAATTGTCATTATTGCCACGCTGATCGCTCTGATGTTCCTGTATTTGATTTTCTATCGCCGCGAACTTTTCGAACATAAACGCAAGCTAACCTTCATCATTATGATGATTGTAATCATGGTATTCTTGGCAGCCATTGCCACGAAAGTGAACGCTATTGATATTTATATGGTGCCCATGGCCATATTACCCATTTTAGTCAGGATATTTTTCGATTCGCGAACCGCTATTTTTTCACTGATGATCACCACGTTGCTAATTGGCTATTTCGCACCAAACAGTTACGAATTTATCATTATACAAATGATTGCCGGTATAATTGCCGTATTCAGCCTAAACAGATTACATAAACGGTCGCACATTGTATTTTCAGCGCTTTGGGTATTTTTATCTTACTCAATCGTTTATATTGCACTGGCCCTGGTTCAGGAAGGAAGCCTGAAAACCATCAACTGGACAACCCTCAAATGGTTTGGATTCAGCAGTCTGTTCATTTTTATTACTTATCCGCTCATTTATATATTCGAAAAAGTATTCGGGTTTGTGTCGGATGTTACGTTAATTGAGCTTTCAAACACCAATCAACCTTTATTGCGCAAGCTGGCTGAGGAAGCTCCCGGAACTTTTCAACATTCACTTCAGGTGGCAAATCTTGCTGAGGCAGTAATTCATAAAATCGGCGGAAACCCTTATCTGGTATATGCAGGAGCGCTTTATCACGACATCGGAAAAACCCACAAATCGGAGTATTTCATCGAGAATCAGGTCGCAGGAATGAATCCTCATGATAGTCTTGATTATTTGAAAAGTGCTGTTATCATTATCGACCATGTAACATACGGCGTACAGCTTGCCCGAAAATATAAATTACCCGAAGTATTGATTTCATTCATTACCACACACCATGGCACAACTCAGTCCAATTATTTCTACAAAAAATATCAAATAGAAAATCCGGGAATGGAAGTTGACACCACACTTTTCTCGTACCCTGGACCATTGCCACATAACAAAGAAATGGCTGTATTGATGCTTGTCGACGGAATTGAAGCAACAGCACACAGTCTAAAAGAAAAATCGGCTGCTGCTTTTAGCGAGATGATCGACTATATTGTGGATCAAAAAATCAAATCTGATCAGCTAATCGATGCCGACCTGACTTTACGTGATATTACTATCCTGAAAAGCACGCTGCTCGAAAAACTGGTCAGCATCTATCATGTTCGCATTGAGTATCCGAAGTAG
- a CDS encoding C40 family peptidase: MNYGISGLSIIPVRREPSEQSEMITQILYGEHFIVNEIMLGWANIKLAFDGCEGWIDMKMITPLPEKSYQKIDHSPFAVSTDIFNIIPINAEQTMMIVAGSTLPCWRPYLKEFSIQYDVYRHTGNFTYKKPANIRKVIIDQALKYYNAPYLWGGRSPFGIDCSGLTQIIYKMAGFKIPRDASQQVHCGKALSFVEETKPGDLAFFDNEEGQIVHVGIIWEKNKIIHASGQVRIDNVDQFGIFNVDTKRYTHQMRVMKRIIKD; the protein is encoded by the coding sequence ATGAATTATGGCATTTCAGGTTTGAGTATTATACCTGTTCGCAGGGAACCCTCCGAGCAAAGCGAAATGATAACCCAGATTTTATATGGCGAACATTTTATCGTCAACGAAATTATGCTTGGCTGGGCTAATATAAAGCTTGCATTCGATGGTTGCGAAGGTTGGATCGATATGAAAATGATCACCCCGCTTCCTGAAAAATCGTACCAGAAAATTGATCATTCGCCTTTTGCAGTTAGTACCGACATTTTTAACATTATTCCGATAAATGCCGAACAAACCATGATGATTGTTGCAGGTAGTACCTTGCCCTGCTGGCGGCCTTACCTGAAGGAGTTTTCGATACAATACGACGTTTATCGCCATACTGGTAATTTTACATACAAGAAACCCGCAAATATCCGAAAGGTTATTATTGATCAGGCGTTGAAATATTACAACGCACCGTATTTGTGGGGAGGGCGCTCTCCATTTGGCATCGATTGTTCGGGTTTGACACAAATTATTTATAAAATGGCCGGATTCAAAATTCCTCGTGATGCCAGTCAGCAGGTACACTGCGGAAAGGCGCTTAGTTTTGTTGAGGAAACCAAACCTGGCGATCTTGCTTTTTTTGACAATGAAGAGGGTCAGATTGTCCATGTGGGAATTATCTGGGAGAAGAATAAGATTATTCATGCTTCTGGTCAGGTGCGAATCGATAATGTTGATCAGTTTGGGATATTCAATGTCGATACCAAGCGATATACCCACCAAATGAGGGTGATGAAACGGATTATCAAAGACTAA
- a CDS encoding NUDIX hydrolase: MFTYNYPRPAVTVDAILISNRNTVLLIERGRDPFKGKWALPGGFIEMDEELETACRRELEEETGLRVGEMKQFRAYGGVNRDPRHRTISVLFYAFTEDELIANAGDDAAKAQWFPLNQLPELAFDHQQILEEFKTEILKQHRFD, from the coding sequence ATGTTCACCTACAATTATCCCCGTCCTGCGGTTACCGTTGATGCCATTTTAATCAGTAACCGAAATACTGTTCTGTTGATTGAACGCGGCCGCGATCCATTCAAAGGCAAATGGGCGCTCCCCGGTGGGTTCATCGAAATGGACGAAGAACTTGAAACTGCCTGTCGTCGTGAGCTGGAAGAAGAAACCGGTTTGAGGGTGGGGGAGATGAAACAATTCCGCGCCTACGGTGGAGTAAACCGAGATCCGCGTCATCGCACCATTTCAGTGCTTTTTTATGCTTTTACTGAGGATGAATTGATAGCCAATGCTGGTGATGATGCCGCCAAAGCACAATGGTTTCCACTCAATCAACTTCCTGAATTGGCTTTTGATCACCAACAGATTTTGGAGGAATTTAAAACCGAGATTCTAAAACAACATCGATTTGATTAA
- the fabD gene encoding ACP S-malonyltransferase produces MKAYVFPGQGAQYPGMGKDLYEKSPLAKELFEKANEILGFRITDIMFDGTDEDLRQTKVTQPAIFLHSVLLAKTLENFQPEMVAGHSLGEFSALVANGTLSFEDGLRLVSKRAQAMQKACEAEPSTMAAIVGLDDEIVEEVCASIDEVVVPANYNCPGQLVISGSFAGIDKACEAMTARGAKRALKLAVGGAFHSPLMEPAREELAAAIEATPFTTPVCPIYQNVNAAPTSDPEVIKKNLIAQLTAPVKWTQTAKNMIEGGATLFTEIGPGKVLQGLIKKVDKAAEVAGVQSFE; encoded by the coding sequence ATGAAAGCATATGTATTTCCAGGACAGGGTGCACAATACCCGGGAATGGGTAAAGACTTGTACGAAAAATCGCCTTTAGCCAAAGAACTTTTCGAAAAAGCCAATGAAATTTTGGGCTTCCGTATTACAGACATCATGTTCGACGGAACTGACGAAGATTTAAGACAAACCAAAGTAACCCAACCCGCTATCTTTTTGCATTCGGTTTTACTGGCAAAAACGCTTGAAAACTTTCAGCCTGAAATGGTTGCCGGTCACTCACTGGGCGAATTTTCAGCCTTGGTTGCAAACGGCACTTTAAGTTTTGAAGATGGTCTTCGTCTGGTTTCGAAACGTGCTCAGGCCATGCAGAAAGCTTGCGAAGCAGAGCCATCGACTATGGCTGCAATTGTTGGTTTGGACGACGAGATTGTTGAAGAAGTTTGTGCTTCGATAGACGAAGTTGTTGTTCCTGCAAACTACAACTGCCCCGGACAATTGGTTATTTCAGGTTCGTTTGCCGGTATCGACAAGGCTTGCGAAGCTATGACTGCCCGTGGCGCAAAACGTGCTTTGAAATTAGCTGTTGGCGGTGCTTTCCACTCTCCGCTTATGGAACCGGCACGCGAAGAACTAGCTGCTGCCATTGAGGCAACACCTTTCACAACACCTGTTTGTCCGATTTACCAGAATGTAAATGCAGCCCCAACAAGCGATCCTGAAGTCATTAAAAAGAACCTGATTGCACAGTTGACAGCTCCTGTGAAATGGACGCAAACTGCAAAAAACATGATTGAAGGTGGCGCAACTTTATTTACCGAAATCGGCCCGGGAAAAGTACTTCAGGGATTGATCAAAAAAGTTGACAAGGCTGCTGAAGTGGCCGGAGTGCAAAGCTTCGAATAG
- a CDS encoding aminotransferase class V-fold PLP-dependent enzyme: protein MKFDPASNIQHLKQFGEFGDVNPSITDSSTYTFLKAGDMEETFLGHTEGCFLYSRHWNPTNKYLADALAAMEDTESAWITASGMAAITCSLLQVCSAGDHIITSVTTYGGTYAFLKNYLPKFNIEVTFVDISNLKQVENAIKPNTKVIYTESVTNPLLQVSDVPELAKIAHRNNALLMVDNTFTPMIMSPARLGADIVVYSMTKFINGKNDCVAGAICGSRQFIDDLSNVNNGTAMLLGPVLDPLRSSSILKNLHTLHLRIRQHSKNAMFLAQELSKAGLKLSYPGLENHPQHKLHKSLMNEEYGFGGMLAIDFGTVAKANQVMQKMQHADVGYLAVSLGYFKTLFSCSGKSTSSEIPDSVQQQMGLSQGLVRFSVGLDNDISNSLNSILDICREEGVIG from the coding sequence ATGAAATTCGATCCGGCCTCAAACATTCAGCATCTTAAACAATTTGGCGAATTTGGCGACGTCAATCCTTCCATAACGGACTCATCGACCTACACCTTTTTAAAAGCCGGTGACATGGAAGAAACCTTCCTTGGACATACCGAAGGTTGTTTTCTCTACTCCCGACACTGGAATCCAACCAATAAATACCTTGCTGATGCACTGGCTGCAATGGAGGATACGGAATCGGCATGGATTACAGCTTCGGGAATGGCGGCCATTACATGTTCACTGCTCCAGGTTTGCAGTGCCGGTGACCACATCATCACTTCGGTAACTACTTATGGAGGAACTTATGCCTTCCTGAAAAACTACCTGCCAAAGTTCAATATTGAAGTTACTTTTGTTGACATTTCAAACCTTAAGCAAGTTGAAAACGCAATAAAACCAAACACCAAAGTCATTTATACCGAAAGTGTTACAAATCCACTTTTGCAGGTTTCTGATGTTCCTGAATTAGCAAAAATTGCACATCGGAATAATGCACTTTTGATGGTCGACAATACGTTTACGCCAATGATCATGTCGCCAGCCAGACTGGGTGCCGATATTGTGGTTTATAGCATGACCAAATTCATCAATGGTAAAAACGATTGTGTTGCCGGAGCTATCTGCGGAAGTCGCCAGTTTATTGACGATCTTTCGAATGTAAACAATGGGACAGCCATGTTACTCGGGCCAGTGCTCGATCCGCTTCGTTCGTCTTCCATACTTAAAAATTTGCATACTTTACATTTACGCATTCGTCAGCACAGCAAAAATGCCATGTTTTTGGCTCAGGAATTATCGAAGGCAGGCCTGAAGCTTTCGTATCCCGGACTTGAAAATCATCCACAGCATAAACTGCACAAATCGTTGATGAATGAAGAATATGGGTTCGGTGGAATGCTGGCCATCGATTTCGGCACAGTTGCCAAAGCCAATCAGGTGATGCAAAAAATGCAGCATGCCGATGTTGGTTATCTGGCGGTCAGTCTGGGCTATTTCAAAACGCTTTTCAGTTGTTCCGGCAAAAGCACTTCTTCGGAAATTCCGGATTCAGTTCAGCAACAAATGGGACTTTCTCAAGGCCTGGTTCGCTTCTCTGTTGGATTAGATAATGATATTTCGAACAGTCTGAATTCAATTCTGGATATTTGCCGGGAAGAAGGGGTGATTGGGTAA
- a CDS encoding anhydro-N-acetylmuramic acid kinase, whose amino-acid sequence MESYVSIGVMSGTSLDGLDLVACRFTFDQSWNYEILKSLTIPYSHKWVTKLSTATELNALDFAFLNNDLGKFIGKQVAEFCADLPQKPDLVSSHGHTIFHQPENMLTVQIGSGASIAAYSGLRTACDFRTLDVALEGQGAPLVPVGDELLFGDFDFCLNLGGIANISFSENGERKAFDICPANMAFNHFIKELGYEYDLDGNCGRTGQVQEELLRLLNDLEFYQQKGPKSLGREWFENDFLPLINSFQLAPNDALRTLYEHVSDQICLAVDQYPKGRMLITGGGAHNVFLIELFSEKTKHKTIVPSSQIIDFKEAIIFAFLGVLRLREEANCLKSVTGTNHNHSGGVIYLP is encoded by the coding sequence ATGGAAAGCTATGTCAGCATCGGTGTAATGTCAGGAACCTCGTTGGATGGTTTAGATTTGGTTGCTTGTCGGTTTACTTTCGACCAGTCGTGGAACTATGAGATTCTAAAATCGCTGACGATTCCATATTCGCACAAATGGGTTACCAAACTTTCGACTGCTACTGAATTAAACGCACTGGATTTTGCATTTCTGAATAACGATTTAGGCAAATTTATCGGGAAACAGGTCGCCGAATTCTGTGCTGATCTTCCTCAAAAACCCGATTTGGTTTCATCACACGGGCATACGATTTTTCATCAACCTGAAAACATGCTTACGGTCCAGATTGGCAGCGGAGCATCAATTGCAGCTTATTCAGGCTTGAGAACGGCCTGTGATTTCCGCACTCTTGATGTTGCACTCGAAGGTCAGGGCGCTCCCTTGGTGCCGGTTGGAGACGAACTTCTATTTGGCGACTTTGATTTTTGTTTAAATCTGGGTGGAATTGCCAATATTTCTTTTTCAGAAAATGGAGAAAGAAAAGCTTTTGACATTTGCCCTGCAAACATGGCTTTTAACCATTTCATCAAAGAATTAGGTTACGAATACGACCTCGACGGCAATTGCGGACGCACCGGTCAGGTTCAGGAAGAGTTACTTCGATTACTAAATGACCTTGAATTTTACCAACAGAAAGGGCCAAAATCACTTGGCCGCGAGTGGTTTGAAAACGATTTTCTGCCACTAATTAACTCGTTTCAGCTCGCTCCAAACGATGCACTCCGAACGCTTTACGAACATGTTTCTGACCAAATATGCCTTGCTGTTGACCAATATCCGAAAGGTAGAATGCTAATTACAGGTGGTGGCGCCCACAATGTGTTCCTGATTGAACTGTTCAGCGAAAAAACGAAGCACAAAACCATAGTGCCTTCATCGCAAATAATCGATTTCAAAGAAGCGATTATCTTCGCATTTTTGGGAGTCCTCCGTCTTAGGGAAGAAGCGAATTGCCTGAAATCAGTCACCGGAACCAATCACAATCATTCCGGAGGAGTGATCTATCTTCCCTGA
- a CDS encoding M23 family metallopeptidase has product MKRILNTILFIIIGLATFSQPLNKIDPYYYTVPVKIPVYLAGNFAELRPNHFHGGIDIKTQGRTGLEVDAAADGFISRITVSPTGYGRALYIDHPNGTTTVYGHLESFAPQIDEYIRNIQYEKETFTIDQTVPPGLFPVKKGEQIAKSGNAGSSAGPHLHFEIRRTKEEIMLNPLMFNMPVKDKLKPIIQALMVYPTSDESSVAGKQTPQKFEIIKTPNNGYQLKVNQPISVYGKIGFGVQSVDLLDGSPNRCGIYSIKLSVDNQLIYSFTLDEVPIGETKYVNSQMDYALAMRSGQKLYRTWMEPGNKLQIYDAVENRGIFDATDGKSHVVKYDLSDVYGNSSNLAFKIQSKEFKVNPIPTKGELFKYNKHNQIKDEGIKFSIPEGALYSDVDFQYKKQPALSKFYSPVFQLHNGQVPLHFACPLRIKAVNLPENLQSKVMLAQINPTSGRIYSATGKYDDGWVEGNIRTLGSYALAVDTEAPKIVSLNVADKNGKKDTSSLRFKITDNLSGIENFRGTIDGKWVMFEYDLKNNLLSYTFDKTRFKFGGNHQLNLEVTDFKGNTSTYKTNFNK; this is encoded by the coding sequence ATGAAACGAATTCTGAATACTATCCTTTTTATCATCATAGGTTTAGCCACATTTTCTCAACCTTTGAATAAAATTGATCCCTATTATTACACCGTCCCTGTAAAGATTCCGGTTTACCTGGCAGGAAATTTTGCCGAATTACGGCCCAATCACTTTCATGGAGGTATTGACATTAAAACACAGGGAAGAACAGGGCTCGAAGTTGATGCCGCTGCCGATGGTTTTATTTCCAGAATTACAGTTTCGCCAACCGGTTACGGCAGGGCTTTGTATATCGATCATCCCAACGGAACAACTACCGTATATGGGCATCTCGAAAGTTTCGCGCCCCAAATTGACGAGTATATCCGGAATATTCAGTACGAAAAGGAAACATTCACGATCGACCAAACTGTTCCGCCAGGATTATTCCCGGTAAAAAAAGGTGAACAGATTGCCAAAAGCGGAAACGCCGGAAGTTCAGCCGGGCCTCACCTTCATTTCGAAATCAGGAGAACAAAAGAGGAAATCATGCTAAATCCGTTAATGTTTAACATGCCGGTGAAAGACAAACTGAAACCAATTATTCAGGCATTAATGGTTTATCCAACATCCGACGAATCGAGTGTTGCGGGCAAACAAACACCCCAAAAATTTGAGATCATAAAAACGCCAAATAACGGGTACCAGTTAAAAGTGAATCAACCCATTTCAGTTTACGGAAAAATCGGGTTTGGTGTGCAGTCTGTGGATTTGTTGGATGGTAGCCCAAACCGGTGCGGAATTTATTCCATCAAACTTTCGGTTGACAATCAGTTGATTTATTCATTTACATTAGATGAAGTGCCAATTGGTGAAACGAAGTATGTGAATTCTCAAATGGATTATGCATTGGCCATGCGCTCCGGACAAAAGCTTTACCGGACATGGATGGAACCGGGAAACAAATTGCAAATTTACGACGCGGTTGAAAACAGAGGAATTTTTGATGCTACCGATGGAAAATCACACGTTGTGAAATACGACCTCTCCGATGTTTATGGTAATTCATCGAACCTCGCATTTAAAATTCAATCCAAAGAATTTAAGGTCAACCCAATACCAACTAAAGGCGAATTGTTTAAATACAATAAGCACAACCAAATTAAAGATGAGGGCATTAAATTTTCAATTCCGGAAGGTGCATTGTATAGCGATGTCGACTTTCAGTATAAAAAGCAACCTGCTCTTTCCAAATTTTATTCACCGGTTTTCCAACTGCACAACGGCCAGGTGCCGCTACATTTTGCCTGTCCACTGCGAATAAAAGCCGTAAATCTGCCTGAAAATCTGCAAAGCAAAGTAATGTTGGCTCAAATCAATCCTACCTCCGGAAGAATTTATTCGGCGACTGGTAAATACGACGATGGCTGGGTGGAAGGAAATATCCGTACACTTGGAAGCTATGCCCTGGCTGTTGACACGGAGGCTCCTAAAATTGTTTCGTTGAATGTGGCCGATAAAAATGGGAAGAAGGATACCAGCAGTTTGAGATTCAAAATTACCGACAACCTTTCGGGAATTGAAAACTTCAGGGGAACAATTGATGGCAAATGGGTTATGTTTGAATACGATTTGAAAAACAATTTACTTTCCTATACGTTTGATAAAACACGGTTCAAATTTGGCGGAAATCACCAATTAAATCTCGAAGTTACTGATTTTAAAGGCAACACGAGTACTTATAAGACAAACTTCAATAAATAA
- a CDS encoding cell division protein ZapA — MTEKLSINIKIDGRTYPLKVEKENEEKFRKAAKIINDIVLQYRQKYVNSDSQDFIAMAAFQFVVKNIDLEEKVDQSPLFDGLKKLDEDLGDYLSLRE, encoded by the coding sequence ATGACAGAGAAGCTTTCTATAAATATTAAGATCGACGGACGTACTTATCCGTTGAAGGTCGAAAAAGAGAATGAAGAGAAATTTCGGAAAGCTGCTAAAATAATAAACGATATCGTTCTGCAGTACCGTCAAAAGTACGTCAATAGTGATTCACAGGATTTTATAGCGATGGCCGCTTTCCAATTTGTAGTGAAAAATATTGATTTAGAAGAAAAAGTTGATCAGTCGCCTTTATTCGATGGGTTGAAAAAACTCGACGAAGACTTAGGTGATTATTTGTCATTGAGAGAATAA